The Bacteroidota bacterium genome window below encodes:
- a CDS encoding PorP/SprF family type IX secretion system membrane protein, with amino-acid sequence MLLFCSNDSVAQNFYRYSNPEANELSINPAYTGIGKGTLIKFVSRRQWLNIEGAPKSSIFSYDTPMKNSGWSVMLISDNISIKKDLGIYGSFAHHLKYKFTNISFGAQLGVLNKNVQMSNLTLLSEIDPTFNNGLDVNAYAFNVGVGLLLHNEYYHLGLSIPRFLGNEYPGIEDNGMFALYIKTLHYHFTAGAKIKYKDKFSINPTLIYRNIQGTPKHWSMLTNAYFKGGFNLGIGIHSFDSFIFMAGYTYKKVLNINGAWDVTFSRISPSSTPFSFELVLSYLIISKQERFVSPRYF; translated from the coding sequence TTGTTATTATTTTGTAGTAACGATTCAGTAGCACAAAATTTTTACCGCTATTCAAATCCCGAAGCAAATGAATTATCTATTAATCCTGCTTATACAGGAATTGGGAAAGGAACACTAATAAAATTTGTTAGTAGAAGACAATGGCTTAATATCGAAGGTGCACCTAAAAGTAGCATTTTTTCTTACGATACTCCTATGAAAAATAGTGGCTGGAGTGTTATGCTCATTAGTGATAATATATCAATTAAAAAAGACCTTGGAATATATGGAAGCTTTGCTCATCATTTGAAGTATAAGTTTACAAATATTTCATTCGGTGCACAATTGGGAGTATTAAACAAAAATGTTCAAATGTCTAATCTAACTTTATTAAGTGAGATTGATCCTACATTTAATAATGGTTTAGATGTAAATGCCTATGCCTTCAATGTTGGTGTAGGTTTACTCCTTCATAATGAATATTATCATTTAGGACTTTCTATACCTCGATTTTTGGGAAATGAATATCCAGGTATTGAAGATAATGGAATGTTTGCACTTTACATCAAAACTTTACACTACCATTTTACTGCTGGAGCAAAAATCAAGTATAAAGACAAATTTTCCATAAATCCTACACTTATCTACAGAAATATTCAAGGAACTCCAAAACATTGGTCTATGCTTACAAATGCCTATTTTAAAGGTGGTTTTAATCTTGGAATAGGAATACATTCGTTCGATTCATTTATTTTTATGGCTGGCTATACATATAAGAAAGTACTGAATATTAATGGAGCTTGGGATGTAACTTTTTCAAGGATAAGTCCAAGTTCTACTCCTTTTTCTTTTGAATTAGTATTAAGTTATTTAATAATTTCGAAACAAGAGCGTTTCGTTTCTCCAAGATATTTCTAA
- a CDS encoding carboxypeptidase-like regulatory domain-containing protein, translating to MKYITNLSCRFNQISILFCLIIILSIFSLQGQTGILKGKITNQNKEVLSYASVFIKKIGVGSVSSIDGNYAIKIPYGENEIEFSILGYKRQRIFIEIEKDTSILNISLDKETYILPEIVVGLNEDPAFEMIRQAIKAREKNLLASGTFEANIYSKGIYKLEHVSDSALGKALFDSTHTKEEALGIIYLSEAESKFSLKYPNKIKEEIVSSKVSGDSKGFSFNFSSFININLYRNLVVIPFDMSYRGFVSPISSSAMMYYRYRLVGSFIDGDFLVHKIELRPKRKIDRIFHGYFYLVEGLWCIHSADLIITEDAEIDFIDSIRINQEFHAANDSMWALQTQNYNFDFSFNLFGIEAEFNGHYLTIFNEYNWEPNFGKNFFDDELLKIDFESNKKDSSYWDKNRPVPLSEEEIENYIEFDSVEQRISSKEYLDSIDMKNNKFKIWNYLRKKYTYRDRYHKWKLAIGSPIQDVAFNTVQGVRLKIPLNFKQEFEKEEFYKHDFDFSYGFSNKLFGFNSFSEYFYERNSFAKLKLNFGISHIQFDNSEPISPTLNALYSLFAEQNFMKLYRKKYINIGHESEIINGFFLSGNIEFSDRKALENTNSFTFRNVPDRSYTQNAPWEDVYFDADFINHQAFLINISANYTIKQKFASLPYKTRLGSRFPPIGISYTKAFSGFLGSDANFDFIKIYSNYSKMFGLFGQSRIRITYGKFLNSEKLYFSDYFHFRGNKTIFHMEGKNSFHLLDYYKYSTNNEYIEAHYQHHFNGFIINKIPWVRKSKFRMLAGAHYLYENIDTQYLELNIGIKNIFKFGRIDFVAAFEHNKILSTGITLGFGM from the coding sequence ATGAAATATATCACAAATCTAAGTTGCCGTTTTAACCAAATTTCAATTCTGTTTTGCCTTATAATAATTCTAAGCATTTTCTCACTGCAGGGACAGACCGGAATATTAAAAGGAAAAATTACAAACCAAAACAAGGAAGTATTATCTTATGCCAGCGTTTTTATTAAGAAAATTGGTGTAGGTTCAGTTTCAAGTATTGATGGGAATTATGCAATAAAAATTCCGTATGGGGAAAACGAAATTGAGTTTAGTATTCTTGGCTATAAAAGGCAGCGCATTTTCATAGAAATTGAAAAAGATACAAGCATATTAAATATTTCATTAGATAAAGAAACTTATATTTTGCCAGAAATTGTTGTTGGACTTAATGAAGATCCAGCCTTTGAAATGATTCGGCAAGCTATAAAAGCTCGCGAAAAAAATTTATTAGCTAGTGGAACCTTCGAAGCCAATATCTACTCAAAAGGAATTTACAAACTCGAACATGTTTCAGACAGTGCATTAGGAAAAGCTCTATTCGACAGCACACATACAAAAGAAGAGGCACTTGGGATAATTTATCTTTCTGAGGCAGAATCGAAATTCAGTTTGAAATACCCAAATAAAATCAAAGAAGAAATTGTTTCCTCGAAAGTGAGTGGCGACAGCAAAGGCTTTAGTTTCAATTTCAGCTCGTTCATAAATATCAATTTGTACAGAAACTTGGTTGTAATACCATTCGACATGTCTTATCGAGGTTTTGTTTCGCCTATTTCAAGTAGTGCTATGATGTATTATCGCTATCGCTTGGTAGGTTCGTTTATCGATGGAGATTTTTTAGTACATAAAATTGAGTTACGCCCGAAACGCAAAATTGACAGAATATTTCATGGCTATTTTTATCTCGTAGAAGGATTGTGGTGTATTCATAGTGCCGACTTAATAATTACTGAAGATGCAGAAATTGATTTTATTGACAGTATAAGAATAAATCAGGAATTTCATGCAGCAAACGACAGCATGTGGGCACTTCAAACTCAAAACTACAATTTCGATTTTTCGTTCAATTTGTTTGGAATAGAAGCAGAATTTAATGGTCATTATTTGACAATTTTTAATGAATACAATTGGGAACCTAATTTTGGTAAGAATTTTTTCGACGACGAACTTTTGAAAATTGATTTTGAATCTAATAAAAAGGACTCTTCATATTGGGATAAAAACCGTCCTGTTCCGCTCAGCGAAGAAGAAATAGAAAATTACATTGAATTTGACAGTGTAGAGCAACGAATAAGTTCAAAAGAGTATCTGGATTCGATAGACATGAAAAACAATAAATTCAAAATTTGGAATTATTTAAGAAAAAAATATACATATCGAGATAGATATCATAAATGGAAATTAGCTATAGGAAGTCCAATTCAGGATGTTGCATTTAATACAGTTCAGGGAGTAAGGTTAAAAATCCCGTTAAATTTCAAACAGGAATTTGAGAAAGAAGAATTTTATAAGCATGATTTTGATTTTTCTTATGGATTCTCAAATAAATTGTTCGGTTTTAATAGCTTTTCGGAATATTTTTACGAACGAAACTCTTTTGCAAAATTGAAGCTAAATTTTGGAATTTCGCATATACAATTCGATAATTCGGAGCCTATTTCTCCAACTCTAAATGCTTTGTATTCTCTTTTTGCTGAACAAAATTTTATGAAACTTTACAGAAAGAAGTATATAAATATTGGCCACGAATCGGAGATAATTAATGGATTTTTCTTGTCGGGAAATATAGAATTTTCCGATAGAAAAGCTTTGGAAAATACAAACAGTTTTACATTTCGAAATGTGCCCGACCGAAGCTATACTCAAAATGCTCCATGGGAAGATGTTTATTTTGATGCCGATTTTATTAATCATCAAGCATTTCTAATAAATATTAGTGCAAATTATACAATTAAACAAAAATTTGCAAGCCTGCCTTACAAAACCCGCTTAGGATCACGCTTTCCGCCAATCGGAATTTCATACACAAAAGCTTTTTCAGGCTTTTTGGGTAGCGATGCTAATTTCGATTTTATAAAGATCTATTCCAACTATTCAAAAATGTTTGGATTGTTTGGGCAAAGTCGGATAAGAATTACATATGGAAAGTTCCTGAATAGTGAAAAATTATATTTCAGCGATTATTTTCACTTTAGAGGCAACAAAACCATTTTTCATATGGAAGGAAAAAACTCTTTCCATTTGCTTGATTATTATAAATATAGCACAAATAATGAATACATTGAAGCCCACTATCAACATCATTTCAATGGATTTATTATTAACAAAATTCCTTGGGTCAGAAAAAGTAAATTCAGGATGCTTGCGGGTGCTCATTATCTTTATGAAAACATTGATACACAATATTTAGAACTAAATATCGGTATCAAAAACATTTTCAAATTCGGGCGTATTGATTTTGTAGCTGCTTTTGAACACAACAAAATTCTTTCAACCGGAATTACACTTGGATTTGGAATGTAG
- a CDS encoding methionine aminotransferase — protein sequence MSSKLANVGTSIFAIMSKMANDYNAINLSQGFPDFNCSSELIHLVNKYMRDGFNQYAPMEGVMKLREKIAEKTEFLYQAKYNPANEITITAGATQALFTAITAFVNEGDEVIVFEPAYDSYVPAIKLNGGQPVFVQLKYPDFHIDWDEVQKMITSRTRMIIINSPHNPTGSVVSDEDMKMLQKITQGSNIIILSDEVYEHIIFDNIEHLSITKYPKLAERSLAISSFGKTFHTTGWKLGYCVAPERLMKEFRKIHQFVVFAANTPIQLAIAEFLDNKNEYLELNNFYQKKRDYFIKLLKNSRFEILPSNGTYFQLLGYKDITDEKDTKFAERLTKEIGIASIPISVFYRENLDNKVLRFCFAKSNETMERAAEKLCRI from the coding sequence ATGTCAAGCAAACTTGCAAATGTTGGAACAAGCATTTTCGCTATAATGTCAAAAATGGCAAACGATTATAATGCGATAAATCTTTCACAAGGGTTTCCCGATTTTAATTGTTCATCTGAACTTATTCATCTGGTAAACAAATATATGAGAGATGGTTTCAATCAGTATGCACCTATGGAAGGAGTAATGAAGCTTCGTGAAAAAATTGCTGAAAAAACTGAATTTTTATATCAGGCAAAATATAATCCTGCAAATGAAATCACAATAACTGCCGGAGCTACACAGGCTCTTTTCACTGCAATAACAGCCTTTGTCAATGAAGGAGACGAAGTAATTGTTTTTGAACCGGCTTATGACAGTTATGTTCCAGCAATAAAACTAAATGGTGGGCAACCGGTTTTTGTTCAGCTAAAATATCCCGATTTTCATATCGATTGGGACGAAGTTCAGAAAATGATAACTTCACGAACTCGAATGATAATTATTAATTCTCCTCATAATCCTACCGGTAGTGTCGTTTCTGATGAAGACATGAAAATGTTGCAGAAAATTACTCAAGGGAGCAATATAATTATTTTAAGCGACGAGGTTTACGAACATATTATTTTCGATAATATTGAACATTTGAGCATAACGAAATATCCAAAACTTGCAGAGCGTAGTCTTGCCATATCATCGTTCGGAAAAACATTTCACACAACAGGCTGGAAATTAGGTTATTGTGTAGCCCCTGAAAGATTGATGAAGGAATTCAGAAAAATTCATCAATTTGTAGTTTTTGCAGCAAATACCCCAATACAACTTGCTATAGCCGAATTTCTCGACAATAAGAATGAGTATTTAGAATTGAATAATTTCTATCAAAAGAAAAGAGATTATTTTATTAAACTTTTGAAAAATTCGAGATTTGAAATACTTCCATCGAATGGCACATATTTCCAACTTCTTGGTTATAAAGACATCACTGACGAAAAAGACACTAAATTTGCCGAAAGACTGACCAAAGAAATAGGCATCGCCTCTATTCCGATATCGGTTTTCTATCGCGAAAATCTTGATAATAAAGTTTTACGATTTTGCTTTGCCAAGTCGAACGAAACAATGGAAAGAGCAGCTGAGAAACTTTGTCGAATATAA
- a CDS encoding dihydrofolate reductase: MKNISIIVAAAENNAIGKDNKLLCYIFDDLKRFKQLTTGHKILMGKKTYESLPKGALPNRTNIVITDSANEKIEGCVMAYSITEAIELCDDTKENFIIGGGSIYSQFMEHANKLYITRIHKSFDADTFFPEINHNDWNLCSTESYEASEKNECDYSYLIYERKNKMI, translated from the coding sequence ATGAAAAATATATCAATTATAGTAGCTGCCGCAGAAAACAATGCAATTGGAAAAGACAATAAATTGCTATGTTATATTTTCGACGACTTGAAAAGATTCAAGCAATTAACCACAGGGCACAAAATTCTTATGGGAAAAAAAACCTATGAATCCTTACCAAAAGGTGCTCTGCCAAATCGTACGAACATTGTTATTACAGACTCTGCAAATGAAAAAATTGAAGGTTGCGTAATGGCATATTCCATTACAGAAGCCATTGAGCTTTGCGATGACACGAAAGAAAATTTTATTATCGGTGGTGGCTCAATATATTCTCAATTTATGGAACATGCCAATAAATTGTATATCACCAGAATCCATAAGTCCTTTGATGCAGATACTTTTTTCCCGGAAATAAATCATAATGATTGGAATCTTTGCTCGACAGAAAGCTATGAAGCAAGTGAAAAAAACGAATGCGATTATTCTTATCTCATTTATGAAAGAAAAAATAAGATGATATAA
- a CDS encoding OmpA family protein — translation MKIIRYIIIVLLIISGSYFSFGQKRQLKKANYFYSNYEYTKAIKFYKDYVSQKHDIKAIINLANCYRLTGNTIEAERLYDIVVKSKEALPLHLFYFAEVLKKNEKYIDAKNRYLEYYAAVPEDKNVKELIKSCEIFEEYITDTAMYKIYNLNINTPQSDFAPAFYNKGLVYVSSRLQDNQSEKNYGWLDEPFLDIFYSKSGFKDKYREPVSLAIGSVNARFHEGPVAFTNNEETIYFTRSSYMNDKTHSSISGENTLNIYKGSKKDNIWTDIQIFEFNSDESNIGHPALSKDGKKIYFISDMPGGFGGTDIYVSQKLGFIWTKPVNLGSEINTAGNEMFPFIHNEGSLYFSSDGHGGLGGLDIFVSSFNGFKWEPPRNMRTPFNSSKDDFSYIINSDNNEGFFASNRDGGKGGDDIYHFIRNTDALNILRGIVVNAANGQPINDVKVILKDFVTSDKLNKSDVDGKFNFLIEPNTDYKIIVSKDGYNTKTVVHYSDENKNIKEPFYQIELESAIWLNLEGKVSNYESKKPIGQVTIQLENKTYGITSEMVTGNDGEFEFGLDPESQYVIVLLKDGYFTERENLSTMGKMESEIFRFDLFLGLRPIDMESTMELKNIFYSLNSWELNSSSKTECEILVELLSNNPTISIELQSHTDSRGSDSFNKELSQKRAQSVVDYVVSRGIARSRLVPKGYGETRLRNHCSNDILCPDKLHQQNRRTEFVIIGQ, via the coding sequence ATGAAAATAATTAGATATATAATAATAGTACTTTTAATCATAAGCGGATCCTATTTTTCCTTCGGACAAAAAAGACAATTAAAAAAAGCAAACTATTTTTATAGCAATTATGAATATACAAAAGCTATAAAGTTCTACAAAGACTATGTTTCACAAAAGCACGACATAAAAGCTATTATCAATCTTGCAAATTGTTATAGGCTAACCGGCAATACTATTGAAGCAGAACGACTATACGATATAGTTGTCAAATCAAAAGAAGCTCTACCATTACACTTATTCTATTTTGCAGAAGTTTTAAAGAAAAATGAAAAATATATAGATGCGAAAAACAGATATCTTGAATATTATGCAGCAGTTCCTGAAGATAAAAATGTTAAAGAATTAATAAAATCATGCGAGATATTTGAAGAATATATTACTGACACAGCAATGTATAAAATATATAATCTGAACATAAATACACCACAGTCAGATTTTGCTCCAGCCTTTTATAACAAAGGTTTGGTTTATGTTTCGTCCAGACTTCAAGACAATCAATCAGAAAAAAACTATGGTTGGTTAGATGAACCATTCCTTGACATATTTTATTCAAAAAGTGGATTTAAGGATAAGTATAGAGAACCTGTTAGTTTGGCTATTGGTTCTGTAAATGCAAGATTTCATGAAGGTCCTGTTGCATTCACCAACAACGAAGAAACTATTTATTTTACAAGAAGCAGTTATATGAATGACAAAACACATTCGAGCATATCTGGTGAAAATACTCTAAACATTTATAAAGGATCCAAGAAGGACAACATTTGGACAGATATCCAAATATTTGAATTTAATAGCGATGAAAGCAATATTGGCCATCCTGCCTTATCAAAAGATGGCAAAAAAATATATTTTATATCAGATATGCCAGGCGGATTTGGCGGAACAGATATTTATGTGAGCCAAAAACTCGGTTTTATATGGACAAAACCTGTAAACCTTGGTAGCGAAATAAACACTGCTGGCAATGAGATGTTCCCATTTATTCATAATGAAGGTAGCTTATATTTTTCATCAGACGGTCATGGAGGATTAGGAGGATTAGATATTTTTGTTTCAAGTTTTAATGGATTTAAATGGGAGCCACCAAGAAACATGCGAACCCCATTTAATTCTTCGAAGGACGATTTTTCATACATTATAAACTCTGATAACAATGAAGGTTTTTTTGCATCTAACAGAGATGGAGGAAAGGGAGGAGATGATATTTACCATTTTATTAGAAATACCGATGCCTTAAATATTTTACGCGGAATTGTAGTTAATGCAGCCAATGGACAACCAATCAATGATGTAAAAGTTATATTGAAAGATTTTGTTACATCAGACAAATTAAATAAATCTGATGTAGATGGAAAGTTTAATTTTTTAATTGAACCGAATACCGATTATAAAATAATAGTTTCAAAGGATGGATATAATACAAAAACTGTTGTACACTATTCCGATGAAAACAAAAATATTAAAGAACCATTTTATCAAATTGAATTAGAGTCAGCTATTTGGCTAAACTTAGAAGGAAAAGTTTCTAATTATGAATCCAAAAAACCTATTGGACAAGTTACCATCCAATTAGAAAATAAAACTTATGGTATAACAAGCGAAATGGTAACAGGCAACGACGGCGAATTTGAATTTGGTTTAGACCCCGAATCACAATATGTAATAGTTCTACTTAAAGATGGCTATTTTACCGAACGAGAAAATCTTTCGACAATGGGAAAAATGGAATCAGAAATTTTCCGCTTCGATTTATTTCTCGGATTGCGACCCATTGACATGGAATCAACCATGGAGTTAAAGAATATATTTTATTCGCTGAATAGTTGGGAGTTAAATAGTAGCTCTAAAACAGAATGCGAAATACTTGTTGAATTATTAAGCAACAATCCAACTATATCTATAGAGCTCCAATCACACACTGATTCAAGAGGGAGCGATTCTTTTAATAAAGAACTATCTCAAAAAAGAGCCCAATCTGTAGTAGATTATGTAGTATCAAGAGGAATTGCAAGAAGCAGATTAGTACCAAAAGGTTATGGAGAAACTCGCTTAAGAAACCATTGTTCGAATGACATATTATGCCCTGATAAACTTCACCAACAAAACAGAAGAACAGAATTTGTAATAATTGGGCAATAA
- a CDS encoding thymidylate synthase: MKQYIDLLKHVLDKGINKGDRTGTGTKSVFGYQMRFDLQKGFPLLTTKKLHLRSIIYELLWFFSGNTNIKYLNDNKVKIWNEWADNNGDLGKIYGYQWRSWSCPENKHIDQISNLIEELKSNPNSRRHIVSAWNVGDLDNMALPPCHIIFQFYVANNKLSCQLYQRSADIFLGVPFNVASYAMLTMMIAQVCNYELGEFIHTFGDAHIYLNHLEQAKMQISRSPRHLPSMKINKKVNNIFEFKYEDFNLENYDPHPHIRADISI, from the coding sequence ATGAAACAATATATAGATTTATTAAAGCATGTTTTAGACAAAGGAATAAATAAGGGAGACCGAACCGGTACAGGTACAAAAAGCGTTTTTGGATACCAAATGCGTTTTGATTTGCAAAAAGGCTTTCCACTTCTTACCACAAAAAAATTACACTTACGCTCTATTATTTACGAATTATTGTGGTTTTTTTCAGGAAATACAAATATTAAATATCTGAATGACAATAAAGTAAAAATTTGGAACGAGTGGGCAGATAATAATGGAGATTTAGGAAAAATTTATGGCTACCAGTGGCGTTCATGGTCTTGCCCCGAAAATAAACATATCGACCAAATTTCAAATTTGATTGAAGAACTTAAAAGTAATCCAAATTCAAGAAGACATATTGTGAGTGCCTGGAATGTAGGCGATTTGGATAATATGGCTTTACCTCCGTGTCATATCATTTTTCAATTTTATGTTGCCAACAATAAATTGTCGTGCCAACTCTATCAGCGAAGTGCCGATATTTTTTTAGGTGTTCCATTCAATGTAGCGTCTTATGCTATGCTCACTATGATGATTGCGCAAGTTTGCAACTACGAATTGGGCGAGTTTATTCATACTTTTGGCGATGCCCACATTTATCTCAATCATCTTGAACAAGCAAAGATGCAAATTTCAAGATCTCCACGACATCTACCTTCAATGAAAATAAACAAAAAGGTAAATAATATTTTTGAATTTAAATACGAAGATTTTAATTTAGAAAATTACGATCCTCATCCTCACATAAGAGCTGATATTTCAATTTGA